In a genomic window of Methylovirgula sp. 4M-Z18:
- a CDS encoding molybdopterin-dependent oxidoreductase has protein sequence MLERAVHPTLSFTLNGDAITLDTAPAKRLSKVLREECGLTGTKVGCDAGDCGACTVLINGEAICACLTAAGQAEGRTIVTVEGLKNNVPAAAGLADSFLRHGAAQCGICTPAMLMAASALLARVAEPDEAQVQEAIAGVLCRCTGYRKIIDAILDAGRSAAPQPVASGAAVGARVPRLDGQRKVGGTDLFGADDIPGDALLLRAIRSPHHRARFRFGDLERYAARHPGIVRIFTATDVPGENCYGVIPPLADQPVFAVHETRFRGEAVAAVVGQRESIEALDLADFPIAWEELPAHIATADAVAPDAALVHAHRAENILVRGRVVRGHVDEALAEADAIAEGEFETGFVEHAYIEPEAGFARRVGDRIEVQACTQSPYMDRDDIARILSLSPDAVRILPTAVGGGFGSKLDLSVQPFIAVAAWHLPYPVYMIYSRQESIMTTTKRHPSMMRARAGADKTGKLIGLDFHADFNTGAYASWGPTVANRVPVHASGPYYVPHYRALSRAVHTHLVPAGAFRGFGVPQASIAQEQLYDELAEKLGLDRLEFRITNALRADQPTVTGQVLGAGVGIRACFEALRPHWRRAHDHAKAFNTKTDGTRRRGVGVAGMWYGCGNTSLANPSTIRVALKADGRIALHQGAVDIGQGSNTVIPQICADALGAPLALFDLIGPDTDITPDAGKTSASRQTFVTGKAAQLAGLDLRQTIARLANAREDAHLSFQGDAIEVRDHDHVSTLQLDQLPRDERGYVLIGEATFDPPTSPLDADGQGDPYALYGFGAHMAEVEVDMELGRVRVLKITAAHDVGRAINPTLIEGQVEGGAAQGLGLALMEEFHPGRGESLHDYLIPTVGDMPPVETILIEDASPVGPFGAKGIGEQALIPTAPAILNGIYDAAGVRIRKVPATPDRVRAAIQKKEGRP, from the coding sequence ATGCTTGAACGCGCCGTGCATCCGACCCTGAGCTTCACGCTGAACGGCGACGCGATCACGCTCGACACGGCCCCCGCGAAGCGCCTCAGCAAAGTGCTGCGCGAAGAGTGCGGATTGACCGGCACCAAGGTCGGATGCGACGCGGGCGATTGCGGCGCCTGCACCGTCCTGATCAACGGCGAAGCCATCTGCGCTTGTCTCACCGCCGCTGGCCAGGCTGAAGGCCGCACAATCGTCACCGTCGAAGGCCTGAAGAACAATGTGCCGGCCGCCGCCGGCCTCGCGGACTCGTTTCTGCGCCACGGCGCCGCGCAGTGCGGAATTTGTACCCCCGCCATGTTGATGGCCGCGAGCGCTCTGCTCGCCCGCGTGGCCGAGCCCGATGAAGCGCAAGTGCAGGAAGCGATCGCCGGCGTGCTCTGCCGCTGCACCGGCTATCGCAAAATCATCGACGCGATACTCGATGCGGGCCGCAGCGCCGCGCCGCAGCCGGTTGCATCGGGCGCCGCCGTCGGCGCGCGCGTTCCGCGCCTTGACGGACAGCGAAAGGTTGGCGGCACGGATCTTTTCGGCGCCGACGACATTCCCGGTGATGCCTTGCTGCTGCGCGCGATCCGCAGCCCGCACCATCGCGCCCGCTTCCGCTTCGGCGACCTTGAGCGCTATGCCGCGCGTCATCCCGGCATCGTCCGTATTTTCACCGCTACCGACGTGCCGGGCGAAAATTGCTATGGCGTGATCCCGCCGCTGGCCGACCAGCCGGTCTTTGCCGTGCACGAAACGCGCTTTCGCGGCGAAGCGGTCGCCGCCGTCGTCGGCCAGCGCGAGAGTATCGAGGCGCTCGATCTCGCCGACTTCCCGATCGCGTGGGAGGAGCTGCCAGCCCATATCGCCACCGCCGATGCGGTCGCGCCGGACGCCGCGCTGGTGCACGCGCATCGCGCGGAAAACATTCTGGTACGCGGCCGCGTGGTGCGCGGCCATGTCGACGAGGCCTTGGCGGAGGCCGATGCGATCGCCGAGGGCGAGTTCGAGACGGGCTTCGTCGAACACGCCTATATCGAACCGGAGGCGGGTTTTGCCCGCCGCGTCGGCGACCGCATCGAAGTGCAGGCCTGCACCCAATCGCCCTATATGGACCGCGACGACATCGCCCGGATTCTCAGCCTATCTCCCGACGCTGTGCGGATCTTGCCGACGGCGGTGGGTGGCGGTTTCGGCTCGAAGCTCGATCTGTCGGTGCAGCCCTTCATCGCCGTGGCGGCATGGCATCTTCCCTACCCGGTCTACATGATCTACTCCCGCCAGGAATCGATTATGACGACGACCAAGCGCCACCCCTCGATGATGCGCGCACGGGCCGGTGCGGACAAGACCGGCAAGCTTATCGGCCTCGACTTCCATGCGGATTTCAACACCGGCGCCTATGCCTCCTGGGGGCCGACAGTCGCCAACCGCGTTCCCGTGCATGCCTCCGGCCCCTATTACGTCCCGCATTACCGCGCGTTGAGCCGGGCCGTGCACACCCATCTCGTGCCGGCTGGCGCCTTTCGTGGGTTCGGCGTGCCGCAAGCCTCGATCGCGCAGGAGCAGCTTTACGACGAGCTTGCCGAAAAGCTTGGGCTCGATCGCCTCGAATTTCGCATTACCAATGCCCTGCGCGCTGACCAGCCGACTGTGACCGGGCAGGTTCTTGGCGCCGGCGTCGGCATCCGCGCCTGTTTCGAGGCGCTGCGTCCGCATTGGCGCCGCGCGCATGATCACGCGAAGGCCTTCAACACGAAAACGGACGGCACGCGCCGGCGCGGCGTCGGCGTCGCCGGCATGTGGTACGGCTGCGGCAACACCTCGCTCGCCAATCCTTCGACAATCCGCGTGGCGCTGAAAGCCGATGGGCGCATCGCGCTGCATCAGGGCGCGGTCGATATCGGCCAGGGTTCGAATACGGTGATCCCGCAAATCTGCGCCGATGCGCTGGGGGCCCCGCTCGCTCTCTTCGATCTCATCGGCCCTGACACCGATATCACCCCCGATGCGGGCAAGACCTCGGCGTCGCGCCAGACCTTTGTCACCGGCAAGGCGGCGCAACTCGCCGGCCTCGATTTGCGCCAGACCATCGCGCGCCTCGCCAATGCGCGCGAGGACGCGCACCTGTCGTTCCAAGGCGACGCGATCGAGGTGCGCGACCATGACCATGTGAGCACACTGCAGCTCGATCAATTGCCGCGCGACGAACGTGGCTATGTCCTAATCGGCGAAGCGACGTTCGATCCGCCGACGAGCCCGCTCGATGCGGACGGCCAGGGCGATCCTTATGCGCTGTATGGCTTTGGCGCGCATATGGCCGAGGTCGAAGTCGATATGGAACTCGGCCGCGTGCGCGTGCTGAAAATCACCGCCGCCCATGATGTCGGCCGCGCCATTAACCCGACCCTCATCGAGGGCCAGGTGGAGGGCGGCGCGGCGCAAGGGCTGGGGCTGGCGCTGATGGAAGAATTCCATCCGGGCCGCGGCGAGAGTTTGCACGATTATCTCATCCCCACCGTGGGCGACATGCCGCCGGTCGAAACGATCCTGATCGAGGATGCTTCGCCCGTCGGTCCGTTCGGCGCGAAAGGCATTGGCGAGCAGGCGCTGATCCCGACAGCGCCGGCGATTCTCAACGGCATTTACGACGCCGCGGGCGTTCGCATCCGCAAGGTTCCGGCAACCCCGGACCGCGTCCGCGCTGCAATTCAAAAGAAAGAAGGTCGGCCATGA